One stretch of Clavibacter californiensis DNA includes these proteins:
- a CDS encoding glycosyltransferase has product MTASTGTEHALAGAVEEGADLRGRTILVAHPSAELYGSDRVLLESVAGLVSAGARTVVTLPSDGPLVAALTGVGATVHRTPTPVLRKSMLRPRGFAALVGQSARGLSAGLGLVRRTRPDAVYVNTVTIPLWILVGRLAGRPVLAHVHEAEGSASRVVGTALALPLALATSVVANSRYSVDVLGRALPRVAHRAEVVYNGVPGPAEVAPAREALDGGLRVLYVGRLSDRKGVDVAVEAIVELRDRGVPATLDIVGAVFPGYEEYEEQLRTTIRVLGLDDLVTMHGFHADVTPFLAAADACVVPSRVDEPFGNTAVEALLAARPVVVSDTSGLREAAGGYESAQLVPPSDPAALADALQDIRTDWDAYRARAARDRFRAEHRHGPELYRQRIARSVGAMLSATQRRGSPRPASAR; this is encoded by the coding sequence GTGACCGCGTCCACCGGCACGGAGCACGCGCTCGCCGGGGCCGTCGAGGAGGGCGCGGACCTCCGCGGCCGCACGATCCTCGTCGCGCACCCGAGCGCCGAGCTCTACGGATCCGACCGCGTGCTGCTCGAGAGCGTCGCGGGCCTCGTGTCCGCCGGCGCCCGCACCGTCGTGACCCTGCCCTCCGACGGCCCGCTCGTCGCCGCTCTCACGGGCGTCGGCGCGACCGTGCACCGCACGCCCACGCCCGTGCTGCGGAAGTCGATGCTGCGCCCCCGCGGCTTCGCGGCCCTCGTCGGCCAGTCCGCCCGCGGCCTGTCCGCGGGGCTCGGCCTCGTGCGCCGCACGCGCCCGGACGCCGTGTACGTCAACACCGTCACCATCCCGCTGTGGATCCTCGTCGGCCGCCTCGCCGGCCGCCCGGTCCTCGCCCACGTGCACGAGGCCGAGGGATCCGCGTCGCGCGTCGTCGGCACCGCGCTCGCCCTGCCGCTCGCGCTCGCCACGAGCGTCGTCGCGAACAGCCGCTACAGCGTCGACGTGCTCGGCCGTGCCCTCCCGCGGGTCGCGCACCGCGCCGAGGTCGTCTACAACGGCGTGCCCGGCCCCGCCGAGGTCGCGCCGGCGCGCGAGGCGCTCGACGGGGGCCTCCGGGTCCTCTACGTCGGCCGGCTGTCCGACCGCAAGGGCGTGGACGTCGCCGTCGAGGCGATCGTCGAGCTCCGCGACCGCGGCGTCCCGGCGACCCTCGACATCGTGGGCGCCGTCTTCCCCGGCTACGAGGAATACGAGGAGCAGCTGCGCACCACGATCCGCGTGCTCGGCCTCGACGACCTGGTCACGATGCACGGCTTCCACGCCGACGTGACGCCGTTCCTCGCCGCCGCCGACGCGTGCGTCGTCCCCTCCCGGGTGGACGAGCCGTTCGGCAACACGGCCGTCGAGGCACTGCTGGCCGCGCGGCCCGTGGTGGTCAGCGACACCTCCGGCCTCCGCGAGGCCGCCGGCGGGTACGAGTCGGCGCAGCTGGTGCCGCCCTCGGACCCGGCCGCCCTCGCGGACGCCCTCCAGGACATCCGGACGGACTGGGACGCGTACCGCGCCCGGGCCGCTCGCGATCGCTTCCGCGCCGAGCACCGGCACGGACCCGAGCTCTACCGGCAGCGCATCGCGCGGTCGGTGGGCGCGATGCTCAGCGCCACCCAGCGCCGCGGCAGCCCCCGACCGGCCAGCGCACGTTGA
- a CDS encoding PKD domain-containing protein produces MSILSSAGRRMAAMTAAAAVILSAVVIAQPAMADSAPVDPTDPKTPVTVTADPLPTTQIDGVAWSQVVVGNTVYVAGKFQNARPAGAAAGTNLTPRSNLLAYDIRTGALITSFAPKLNAQALSVTASPDGSRIYVVGDFTDIDGQGYYRAAAFSTATGKIVPGFRPIMGSQTRTVSASNDTVYLGGTFQSVNGAARKYLAAVSATDGSTKPFVADADTVVDALTLTKDASKLIVGGRFTQLSGTPTYGLGAVDPATGAALPWAANQQVKNAGTESSITSLYATDDRVYGSGYTFGNGGNLEGAFSADPNTGVVNWVEDCHGDTYSVFATSKVAYVAGHPHYCGNIGGFPQTEPWTFQHSLAFSKTTTGTATADPYGYHNWAGTPSPSLLNWFPKYVTGSFTGQGQAAWSVNGNEDYIVVGGEFPFVNTTAQQGLVRYAMAKDAPNKVGPNGNDQLVPKTISYTKGEARVSWQATFDRDNSRLTYKVIRDGKTATPVYQVTQDSTFWQRPSMGFIDKGLAPGSSHTYKVVVTDSAGNSVDRNAAAPVVITDQSGSDAYATSVKDDGATAYYPLDEKDGTAGLDHVAFEDLRVDNATRGAAGPIDGSTATTFSGQDGSFAVTPQAVKAPDTFSVESWVKTTSTNGGKVVGFGGSSTGTSGNYDRMVYLDNDGRILFGVYTGQTQTLSSTPGFNDGKWHQIVATMSSAGMKLFVDGKLAGQRADTTIGQDYVGYWRVGGDNLGGWPNQPRSYYLAGDIAQVAVYPTALTRADVVDHLVASGRTSPIPAAPSDAYGKAVYAADPSSYWRLDDADGSTTLKDAGQNDVGANVGRNVRFGQAGALTGPVGQAAAFSDSIAVSQQRISNPLTYSLEMWFQTTTTRGGKLIGFGDNADPFNFSGNYDRHVYMQDDGRLQFGVWTGQSNLATSDRAYNDGQWHHMVASQGSDGLKLYVDGDLVGQNGQTQAQSYDGYWRIGGDNTWGSSSGTFEGRMDEVAVYPTVLTPTAVATHYSLGTSGRVPNQAPKAAFTQRADFLAASFDASGSTDADGTVTGYAWDFGDGVQAAGAQQAHTYAQAGAYTVTLTVTDDRGTTNRTQQQVTVQAAPANVAPTAVVTATATDLTAKLDGSASTDADGTVASYAWDFGDGSTGTGPTPTHAYAAGGTYTVALTVTDDKGLTGTASTQVTVVAPPVNREPTAVIASTTTDLVANLDGRASSDPDGTIASWAWEFGDGTTGTGASIAHPYATAGTYAVALTVTDDKGATGRTTASVTVTAPPVNQAPVARFTSTAANLVASLDASASTDPDGTVASYAWTFGDGTTGTGRTTTHAYAAAGTFAVSLTVTDDKGLATTTTSQVTVQAPASNVLAQDSFGRTVATGWGTAELGGAWRVTGGTNIVKVQDGTGQVVSPKGETRTMTLDAVSTTSSDVSATLSLDSVPTGGGSYTRVTSRQVGSAFYQTQVWIKATGQIQLVQSEGASTIGSYILPGTTYQAGQQLRVRVLTTGTSPTTVKAKVWVAGQAEPAAWQTSVTSSTAALQAAGSVAIQTYLSGSATAPVTTRIDDLVVARDGQAPAPANQAPTAAFTSTAKDLTASFDGSTSADADGTVASYAWAFGDGTTGTGKTVDHAYAKAGTYTASLTVTDDKGLVSAKKDGTVTVTAPVVTPANQAPTAAFTSTAKDLTASFDGSTSADADGTVASYAWAFGDGTTGTGKTVDHAYAKAGTYTASLTVTDDKGLVSAKKDGTVTVTAPVVTPPAAGILAQDTFTRTAANGWGTAETGGAWRITGNASILKVADGRAQVTSPAGETRTASLDAVSTTTSDAQVSFALDKVPTGGGAYVRINSRQVGTSYYQTQVWVRSTGQVMIVQSENGTNLKSVVVPNLTYTAGQQLRVRVQVTGTSPTTMNAKVWPVGQAEPTAWQSTTTGTLAALQTAGTFGIQSYLSSSAAGPVAFTLDDLLVTDGTAR; encoded by the coding sequence ATGAGCATCCTCTCCTCCGCGGGACGTCGCATGGCCGCGATGACCGCGGCCGCCGCGGTCATCCTCTCCGCGGTCGTCATCGCGCAGCCCGCGATGGCCGACTCCGCGCCGGTCGACCCGACCGACCCGAAGACGCCCGTCACGGTCACCGCAGACCCGCTGCCCACGACCCAGATCGACGGCGTCGCCTGGTCCCAGGTCGTCGTCGGCAACACGGTCTACGTCGCCGGCAAGTTCCAGAACGCGCGCCCCGCGGGCGCCGCGGCCGGCACGAACCTCACGCCCCGCAGCAACCTGCTCGCGTACGACATCCGCACGGGCGCGCTCATCACGTCCTTCGCGCCGAAGCTCAACGCGCAGGCCCTCTCGGTCACCGCGTCGCCCGACGGCTCGCGCATCTACGTGGTCGGCGACTTCACCGACATCGACGGCCAGGGCTACTACCGCGCGGCGGCGTTCAGCACCGCGACGGGCAAGATCGTCCCCGGGTTCCGCCCCATCATGGGCAGCCAGACCCGCACGGTGAGCGCCTCGAACGACACCGTGTACCTCGGCGGGACCTTCCAGAGCGTCAACGGCGCCGCTCGGAAGTACCTCGCCGCGGTGTCCGCGACCGACGGCAGCACGAAGCCGTTCGTCGCGGATGCGGACACCGTCGTGGACGCGCTCACCCTCACGAAGGACGCGTCCAAGCTCATCGTCGGCGGCCGCTTCACGCAGCTGTCCGGCACGCCGACCTACGGGCTCGGCGCGGTGGATCCCGCCACGGGCGCCGCGCTCCCGTGGGCCGCGAACCAGCAGGTGAAGAACGCCGGCACCGAGTCCTCGATCACGAGCCTCTACGCGACCGACGACCGCGTCTACGGATCCGGCTACACGTTCGGCAACGGCGGCAACCTCGAGGGCGCCTTCTCGGCCGACCCCAACACGGGCGTCGTGAACTGGGTCGAGGACTGCCACGGTGACACGTACTCGGTCTTCGCGACGAGCAAGGTCGCGTACGTCGCGGGCCACCCGCACTACTGCGGCAACATCGGCGGCTTCCCGCAGACCGAGCCCTGGACCTTCCAGCACAGCCTCGCCTTCTCGAAGACCACCACGGGCACGGCCACGGCCGACCCGTACGGCTACCACAACTGGGCCGGCACGCCGTCCCCGTCGCTGCTCAACTGGTTCCCCAAGTACGTCACCGGCTCCTTCACGGGCCAGGGCCAGGCGGCCTGGAGCGTCAACGGCAACGAGGACTACATCGTCGTCGGCGGCGAGTTCCCGTTCGTGAACACCACCGCGCAGCAGGGCCTCGTCCGCTACGCCATGGCCAAGGACGCCCCGAACAAGGTCGGCCCGAACGGCAACGACCAGCTCGTCCCCAAGACGATCTCGTACACGAAGGGCGAGGCCCGCGTCTCGTGGCAGGCCACCTTCGACCGCGACAACTCGCGCCTCACCTACAAGGTGATCCGCGACGGCAAGACGGCGACGCCCGTCTACCAGGTCACGCAGGACTCCACCTTCTGGCAGCGGCCGTCGATGGGCTTCATCGACAAGGGCCTCGCACCCGGCAGCTCGCACACGTACAAGGTCGTCGTCACGGACTCGGCGGGCAACTCCGTCGACCGCAACGCCGCCGCTCCCGTGGTCATCACCGACCAGTCGGGCAGCGACGCGTACGCCACGAGCGTGAAGGACGACGGCGCGACCGCGTACTACCCGCTCGACGAGAAGGACGGCACCGCCGGGCTCGACCACGTCGCGTTCGAGGACCTCCGCGTGGACAACGCGACGCGCGGCGCCGCAGGCCCCATCGACGGATCCACCGCCACCACCTTCTCCGGCCAGGACGGGTCGTTCGCGGTCACGCCGCAGGCGGTGAAGGCGCCGGACACGTTCAGCGTCGAGTCGTGGGTCAAGACGACCTCCACGAACGGCGGCAAGGTCGTCGGCTTCGGCGGCAGCAGCACGGGCACGTCGGGCAACTACGACCGCATGGTCTACCTCGACAACGACGGCCGGATCCTCTTCGGCGTCTACACGGGCCAGACCCAGACGCTGAGCTCGACCCCCGGGTTCAACGACGGGAAGTGGCACCAGATCGTCGCCACGATGAGCTCCGCCGGCATGAAGCTGTTCGTCGACGGCAAGCTCGCCGGCCAGCGTGCGGACACGACCATCGGCCAGGACTACGTGGGCTACTGGCGCGTCGGCGGCGACAACCTCGGCGGCTGGCCCAACCAGCCCCGGAGCTACTACCTCGCCGGCGACATCGCGCAGGTCGCGGTCTACCCGACCGCCCTCACGCGCGCCGACGTGGTCGACCACCTGGTCGCCTCCGGCCGCACCTCGCCGATCCCCGCCGCTCCCTCGGACGCGTACGGCAAGGCCGTCTACGCGGCCGACCCGTCGTCCTACTGGCGCCTCGACGACGCCGACGGCTCGACGACCCTGAAGGACGCCGGCCAGAACGACGTCGGCGCCAACGTCGGACGCAACGTGCGCTTCGGCCAGGCGGGCGCCCTCACCGGCCCGGTCGGGCAGGCGGCGGCGTTCTCCGACAGCATCGCGGTGAGCCAGCAGCGGATCTCCAACCCGCTGACGTACTCGCTCGAGATGTGGTTCCAGACGACCACCACGCGCGGCGGCAAGCTGATCGGCTTCGGCGACAACGCCGATCCGTTCAACTTCTCCGGCAACTACGACCGTCACGTCTACATGCAGGACGACGGACGCCTGCAGTTCGGCGTCTGGACCGGCCAGAGCAACCTCGCCACCTCCGACCGCGCGTACAACGACGGCCAGTGGCACCACATGGTCGCGTCGCAGGGATCCGACGGCCTGAAGCTCTACGTGGACGGCGACCTCGTCGGCCAGAACGGCCAGACGCAGGCGCAGTCCTACGACGGCTACTGGCGCATCGGCGGCGACAACACGTGGGGCTCCTCCAGCGGCACCTTCGAGGGCCGCATGGACGAGGTCGCGGTCTACCCGACCGTGCTCACGCCCACCGCCGTCGCGACGCACTACTCGCTCGGGACCAGCGGCCGCGTGCCGAACCAGGCCCCGAAGGCCGCGTTCACGCAGCGGGCGGACTTCCTGGCCGCGTCGTTCGACGCGTCCGGGTCCACCGACGCCGACGGCACGGTCACGGGCTACGCCTGGGACTTCGGCGACGGCGTCCAGGCGGCCGGCGCGCAGCAGGCGCACACGTACGCCCAGGCCGGCGCCTACACGGTGACGCTCACGGTGACGGACGACCGCGGCACGACGAACCGCACGCAGCAGCAGGTCACGGTGCAGGCGGCCCCCGCCAACGTCGCGCCGACCGCCGTGGTGACCGCCACCGCGACGGACCTCACCGCGAAGCTCGACGGATCCGCCTCCACGGACGCCGACGGCACCGTCGCCTCCTACGCGTGGGACTTCGGCGACGGCAGCACGGGCACCGGCCCGACGCCGACGCACGCCTACGCCGCGGGCGGCACCTACACGGTGGCGCTGACGGTCACGGACGACAAGGGCCTCACGGGCACCGCGTCCACGCAGGTCACGGTCGTGGCGCCCCCCGTGAACCGGGAGCCCACCGCGGTGATCGCCTCGACCACGACCGACCTGGTCGCGAACCTCGACGGACGCGCCTCCTCCGACCCGGACGGCACCATCGCGTCCTGGGCGTGGGAGTTCGGCGACGGGACGACCGGGACAGGGGCCTCCATCGCCCACCCGTACGCGACGGCCGGCACGTACGCGGTCGCGCTGACGGTGACGGACGACAAGGGCGCGACCGGTCGCACGACCGCGAGCGTCACGGTCACCGCCCCGCCCGTGAACCAGGCGCCCGTCGCCCGCTTCACGAGCACCGCGGCGAACCTCGTCGCCTCGCTCGACGCCTCCGCGTCGACCGACCCCGACGGCACCGTGGCGTCCTACGCCTGGACCTTCGGCGACGGGACCACCGGCACGGGCCGCACCACGACCCACGCCTACGCGGCCGCCGGCACCTTCGCGGTGTCGCTCACGGTCACGGACGACAAGGGCCTCGCCACGACGACCACCTCGCAGGTGACCGTCCAGGCGCCCGCGTCGAACGTGCTCGCGCAGGACTCGTTCGGCCGCACGGTCGCGACGGGCTGGGGCACCGCCGAGCTCGGCGGCGCCTGGCGCGTCACGGGCGGCACGAACATCGTCAAGGTGCAGGACGGCACGGGCCAGGTCGTCTCGCCGAAGGGCGAGACCCGCACGATGACCCTCGACGCGGTGTCCACCACGTCGTCGGACGTCAGCGCGACCCTCTCGCTCGACTCCGTCCCCACGGGCGGCGGCTCCTACACGCGGGTCACCTCCCGTCAGGTCGGCTCCGCCTTCTACCAGACGCAGGTCTGGATCAAGGCGACCGGGCAGATCCAGCTGGTGCAGTCGGAGGGGGCGTCGACCATCGGGTCGTACATCCTCCCCGGCACCACGTACCAGGCCGGCCAGCAGCTCCGCGTCCGCGTCCTGACGACCGGCACCTCGCCGACCACCGTCAAGGCGAAGGTGTGGGTCGCCGGTCAGGCCGAGCCCGCCGCCTGGCAGACGAGCGTCACCAGCTCGACCGCCGCGCTGCAGGCCGCCGGCTCCGTCGCGATCCAGACCTACCTCTCGGGGTCGGCGACGGCGCCCGTCACGACGCGGATCGACGACCTCGTCGTCGCCCGCGACGGCCAGGCACCCGCCCCGGCGAACCAGGCTCCGACGGCGGCGTTCACGTCGACGGCGAAGGACCTGACGGCCTCGTTCGACGGATCCACCTCCGCCGACGCGGACGGCACGGTCGCCTCGTACGCCTGGGCGTTCGGGGACGGCACGACGGGCACCGGGAAGACGGTCGACCACGCCTACGCGAAGGCCGGCACGTACACGGCGTCGCTCACGGTGACGGATGACAAGGGCCTCGTCTCGGCGAAGAAGGACGGCACGGTCACGGTGACCGCACCGGTCGTCACGCCGGCGAACCAGGCTCCGACGGCGGCGTTCACGTCGACGGCGAAGGACCTGACGGCCTCGTTCGACGGATCCACCTCCGCCGACGCGGACGGCACGGTCGCCTCGTACGCCTGGGCGTTCGGGGACGGCACGACGGGCACCGGGAAGACGGTCGACCACGCCTACGCGAAGGCCGGCACGTACACGGCGTCGCTCACGGTGACGGATGACAAGGGCCTCGTCTCGGCGAAGAAGGACGGCACGGTCACGGTGACCGCCCCGGTCGTCACGCCGCCCGCCGCCGGGATCCTCGCCCAGGACACCTTCACCCGCACCGCGGCCAACGGCTGGGGCACGGCGGAGACCGGGGGCGCCTGGCGCATCACGGGCAACGCCTCCATCCTCAAGGTGGCGGACGGGCGCGCGCAGGTGACGAGCCCCGCCGGCGAGACCCGCACCGCGAGCCTCGACGCCGTGAGCACCACCACCTCGGACGCGCAGGTCTCCTTCGCGCTCGACAAGGTGCCCACGGGCGGCGGCGCCTACGTGCGGATCAACTCCCGCCAGGTCGGCACGTCGTACTACCAGACGCAGGTCTGGGTGCGGTCGACCGGGCAGGTCATGATCGTGCAGTCCGAGAACGGCACCAACCTGAAGTCGGTGGTCGTTCCGAACCTCACGTACACGGCCGGGCAGCAGCTGCGGGTCCGCGTGCAGGTCACGGGCACGTCGCCCACCACGATGAACGCGAAGGTCTGGCCCGTCGGCCAGGCCGAGCCGACCGCGTGGCAGTCGACGACCACCGGGACCCTGGCCGCCCTGCAGACCGCGGGCACGTTCGGGATCCAGTCGTACCTGTCGAGCTCGGCAGCGGGACCCGTCGCGTTCACCCTCGACGACCTGCTGGTGACGGACGGCACCGCCCGGTGA